One stretch of Planococcus sp. PAMC 21323 DNA includes these proteins:
- a CDS encoding AbrB/MazE/SpoVT family DNA-binding domain-containing protein, whose product MKTTGIVRNTDPLGRIVIPKELRRGMEINVGDPVEILVEEDEIVLRKYQAAGACLVTGEVQAGNKEFAPGLTLSLEGARILLQELQNKKS is encoded by the coding sequence ATGAAAACCACAGGAATCGTGAGAAACACAGACCCACTGGGACGCATCGTCATTCCGAAAGAACTGAGAAGGGGAATGGAGATAAACGTAGGCGATCCCGTGGAGATTTTAGTAGAAGAAGACGAGATTGTGCTAAGAAAATACCAAGCCGCAGGTGCTTGTTTAGTGACAGGTGAAGTTCAAGCGGGAAATAAAGAATTTGCGCCAGGACTTACCTTAAGTCTAGAGGGCGCGCGCATTCTCTTGCAAGAGCTGCAAAATAAAAAAAGCTAA